One bacterium genomic region harbors:
- a CDS encoding type IV toxin-antitoxin system AbiEi family antitoxin, whose product MTKLTKILQEWLPEDIHSMKWFKQHGISQQLVHKYYTSGYFDKIGPGVYKRPNDKLNWEAGIRLLQHELNKKIHVASKSALELNSVIHYGVLGKKPSVFVWTYSKETIPTWFKKLNFNCNFFWTQSNLLKSQKLELKTQNSGFDLIIASREQAILEYIYASDLRYSFEDVTHYLEMLHSLRPDVLQKLLENCSSIKVKRTFLYLSEQLNHPYYKKLNLKKIHLGTSRYVIVKNGMLDKKYNITVPKQYPENPF is encoded by the coding sequence ATGACAAAATTAACTAAAATATTGCAAGAATGGCTCCCTGAAGATATCCACTCTATGAAATGGTTTAAACAACACGGTATCAGTCAACAATTGGTTCACAAATACTATACCTCAGGCTATTTTGATAAAATAGGACCAGGAGTCTATAAAAGGCCAAATGATAAATTAAACTGGGAAGCTGGTATACGTCTCCTTCAACATGAACTAAATAAAAAAATACATGTAGCCTCAAAATCAGCATTAGAACTTAATTCAGTAATTCATTATGGCGTATTAGGTAAAAAACCAAGTGTGTTTGTTTGGACATACTCAAAAGAAACTATCCCCACGTGGTTCAAAAAATTGAATTTTAATTGTAACTTTTTTTGGACTCAATCAAATTTACTGAAAAGTCAAAAGCTTGAGCTTAAAACTCAAAATTCAGGTTTTGATCTAATCATAGCATCAAGAGAACAAGCAATATTAGAGTATATATATGCAAGCGATTTAAGGTATTCATTTGAAGACGTTACACATTATCTTGAAATGCTTCATTCATTAAGACCAGACGTATTACAAAAATTACTGGAAAACTGTTCTTCAATAAAAGTAAAACGAACCTTTCTATACCTTTCTGAACAGCTGAACCATCCCTACTATAAAAAGCTCAATTTAAAAAAAATACATCTAGGCACTAGTCGTTATGTAATTGTAAAAAATGGTATGCTTGATAAGAAGTATAATATTACAGTACCTAAACAATATCCGGAAAATCCATTTTGA
- a CDS encoding nucleotidyl transferase AbiEii/AbiGii toxin family protein, producing MNNNPYQQQVELLLKVIPYVFKHSFFALKGGTAINLYYRNMPRFSVDIDLCFLPVVDRKETYTKIHKALDTIKTDIEKYQKLKVTLSTPTHQNKETKLTVYDQNIFIKIEPNYILRGSVYKVSQKELCIDAKQQFKLENTIQCLDIADIYGGKLCAALDRQHPRDLFDIMILLNNEGITEEIKNSFIYHLLSSNRPIHELLEPNEVEIEQAYLQNFLGMSNTEVSLNKLLSIRKKFFALIKNILKDQDKQFLLSFVQNQPNWELYAFPKIKEHPSIKWKLLNQSKMNEQKSKNYIKKVKQTLNI from the coding sequence TTGAATAATAATCCATATCAACAACAAGTTGAATTGTTGCTTAAGGTCATTCCTTATGTTTTTAAGCACTCATTCTTTGCTTTAAAAGGTGGAACAGCAATTAATCTATACTACAGAAACATGCCTAGATTTTCTGTTGATATTGATCTTTGTTTTTTACCCGTAGTAGATAGAAAAGAAACTTATACTAAGATCCATAAAGCTCTAGATACCATCAAGACTGATATAGAAAAATATCAAAAATTAAAAGTCACTCTCTCAACTCCAACACATCAAAACAAAGAAACTAAACTAACCGTCTATGACCAAAACATATTCATCAAAATTGAACCCAATTATATTTTAAGGGGATCAGTATACAAAGTTAGCCAAAAAGAATTATGCATAGATGCTAAACAACAATTCAAACTTGAAAACACGATTCAATGTCTTGATATAGCTGACATATATGGCGGAAAGCTTTGTGCTGCCCTAGATAGACAACACCCAAGAGATCTTTTTGATATTATGATCTTATTAAACAACGAAGGAATTACTGAAGAAATAAAAAACAGCTTTATTTATCACCTACTGTCATCGAATAGACCTATACATGAGCTTTTAGAGCCTAATGAAGTTGAAATTGAGCAAGCATATCTCCAAAACTTTCTTGGCATGTCTAATACCGAAGTATCTCTCAATAAATTGCTATCCATAAGAAAAAAGTTTTTTGCCTTAATTAAAAATATTCTAAAAGATCAAGACAAACAATTCTTATTAAGTTTTGTTCAAAATCAACCTAATTGGGAATTATATGCTTTTCCAAAAATCAAAGAGCACCCTTCAATCAAATGGAAGCTTCTTAACCAGAGCAAAATGAATGAACAAAAATCTAAAAACTATATTAAAAAAGTAAAACAGACTTTAAACATATAA
- a CDS encoding TraC family protein has translation MLLQNKTNMEAADKRQLPAYQSLSDQLPFWRPFRNCMVYEDGSLGKAFQLQGIDINLSTPESINNTLLHIKNMINSAHEGLSLQFFYRLTSNVDPIINKHKALSSESNSSYKSIAQHRFNFLNKKNTDKLFFQPELYVFVRSQAHKLSKGNVLQSTKKFIQLSQADFDQHYYAFERHVKQIESSLQHCNFKPIKLKINEWFDLLYEHLNLDRLDKVQRAQYNAAGDFVSQLTLTDLHVSKENIELGRLKFRTISLHTLPEGVSTASMVQSILKLPFHCWISHTIEIPTQKKEMEKMAVHRRLAHSMANGSNGVRDLESENKLNQIESLSKDLLEGTEKLVNCSMNVIVWGYTDQDLDLKCDEVLKAFTHMNQAQGVIETYAGLDAFMVNIPGVCNTFRSKKVKSSNAAHMFPVFSAWQGNNEPVCLLSNQDNIPFSLNPFDSSLPNWNGLVFGGSGSGKSFTISQLMLQFYGQKPTPKIIWIDNGASSQKLIEVLGGEFINLTTDSDICLNMFDLPKGQTVPSANKIKLILAVLENILVDKHQHILPKRDKAQLEELIFKTYDDIGVDQTPTLSDFKEQLTNSENPNMHAYAQILYTWTGDTMYGKMLDGQSNVNIDKDLVTIEIKGLDAYEDLQNVFLLLFTDFIQSEASRELDRPYLLIIDEAWKLFETPSGLAFTLEAYRTFRKFNAGIWAISQNYKDFLSNTAMANSIFPNTTSTFILKQRGIDWEDFKDKLQLSSTEVDAVKFLTMQKGKFSELFYMQDTGRSVLRLSSDQLAYWICTTDPKDKQIIHTVQQQFPEKTLLEVLEHIVSEDFNNNQKEKK, from the coding sequence ATGTTATTACAAAATAAAACAAACATGGAGGCTGCTGATAAGCGGCAGCTTCCAGCGTATCAAAGCTTAAGCGATCAACTGCCCTTTTGGCGTCCATTTAGAAACTGTATGGTCTATGAAGACGGCTCATTAGGGAAGGCTTTTCAACTCCAGGGTATCGATATTAATTTATCTACTCCAGAGAGTATCAACAATACACTGTTACACATAAAAAACATGATTAATAGTGCACATGAAGGGTTGAGTCTGCAGTTTTTCTACAGGCTAACCTCCAATGTTGATCCAATCATCAATAAGCATAAAGCTCTATCAAGTGAAAGTAATAGTAGCTATAAAAGTATCGCTCAGCATCGCTTTAACTTTTTAAATAAAAAGAACACAGACAAACTGTTCTTTCAACCAGAGCTTTATGTTTTTGTTCGGTCACAAGCGCATAAACTTTCAAAAGGCAATGTCTTACAAAGCACTAAGAAGTTTATACAACTCTCTCAAGCGGACTTTGATCAACACTATTATGCTTTTGAACGGCACGTCAAGCAGATAGAGTCTTCACTGCAGCATTGTAATTTTAAGCCGATCAAACTTAAAATCAATGAATGGTTTGACCTGCTTTATGAGCATTTAAATTTAGACAGGTTAGATAAAGTACAAAGAGCTCAATACAATGCAGCGGGTGACTTTGTCTCTCAGTTAACCCTTACCGATCTGCATGTCAGCAAAGAAAATATCGAACTAGGTAGACTCAAGTTTAGAACCATTAGTCTACACACTTTACCTGAAGGTGTGAGTACTGCTTCGATGGTGCAGAGTATTTTAAAACTGCCCTTTCACTGCTGGATCTCTCATACCATTGAAATACCCACACAGAAAAAAGAAATGGAAAAGATGGCAGTGCATAGGCGTTTAGCCCATTCTATGGCCAACGGTTCTAATGGTGTTAGAGACTTAGAGTCTGAAAACAAACTCAATCAGATTGAGTCTTTATCCAAAGATTTATTAGAAGGTACAGAAAAGTTAGTGAATTGTTCTATGAACGTGATTGTCTGGGGATACACCGATCAAGATCTTGATTTAAAATGTGATGAAGTTTTAAAAGCATTTACCCATATGAATCAAGCGCAAGGGGTGATTGAAACCTATGCTGGACTTGATGCGTTTATGGTTAACATACCTGGTGTCTGCAATACTTTTAGAAGCAAGAAAGTAAAAAGCAGCAATGCTGCACATATGTTCCCTGTGTTTAGCGCATGGCAAGGCAATAACGAACCCGTATGTTTATTAAGCAATCAAGACAACATACCCTTTAGTCTTAATCCATTTGACTCAAGCTTACCCAACTGGAATGGCTTGGTTTTTGGCGGTTCAGGATCTGGTAAAAGCTTTACTATCTCACAACTAATGCTTCAGTTCTATGGACAAAAGCCAACGCCAAAGATCATTTGGATAGATAATGGTGCCTCTTCACAAAAACTGATTGAAGTCTTGGGTGGTGAGTTTATCAACCTAACCACTGATTCAGATATTTGTCTGAATATGTTTGATCTACCCAAAGGTCAAACAGTTCCCAGTGCCAACAAGATCAAGCTGATCCTAGCTGTTTTGGAAAATATCTTAGTCGATAAACATCAACATATCTTACCCAAAAGAGATAAAGCACAGTTAGAAGAACTGATTTTTAAAACTTATGATGACATTGGTGTTGATCAAACACCAACACTATCAGATTTTAAAGAACAGTTAACTAACAGTGAAAACCCAAACATGCATGCCTATGCCCAGATTTTATACACTTGGACCGGGGATACTATGTACGGGAAAATGCTGGATGGTCAAAGCAATGTCAACATTGATAAAGACTTAGTCACCATTGAGATTAAGGGCTTGGATGCTTATGAAGATCTGCAAAATGTATTCTTACTGCTGTTTACTGACTTCATTCAATCTGAAGCATCACGTGAGCTGGATAGGCCGTACTTATTGATTATAGATGAAGCTTGGAAATTGTTTGAAACACCCAGTGGTTTGGCTTTTACTTTAGAAGCATACAGGACCTTTAGAAAGTTCAACGCCGGCATTTGGGCCATCAGTCAAAACTACAAAGACTTTCTAAGCAATACCGCCATGGCCAATTCTATTTTCCCTAACACAACATCTACCTTTATCCTAAAACAAAGAGGCATTGACTGGGAAGACTTTAAAGATAAGCTGCAGCTCAGTAGTACTGAGGTAGATGCTGTAAAGTTTTTGACCATGCAAAAAGGGAAATTCAGTGAACTGTTTTATATGCAAGATACTGGAAGATCTGTATTGCGATTGTCTTCTGACCAACTGGCCTATTGGATCTGCACCACTGATCCCAAAGATAAACAAATCATTCATACTGTTCAACAACAGTTTCCAGAGAAAACATTGCTCGAAGTTTTAGAGCATATTGTTTCTGAAGACTTTAATAATAACCAAAAGGAGAAAAAGTGA
- a CDS encoding pilus assembly protein N-terminal domain-containing protein has product MIRYLLAGLFLINITNSQADVIRHLQASQHTLKPIYLKVGKATILRFTQAPSHIVLGNPAHFETQFLGNDLIIRPKNEGKSNLFVYNDTGTLSFILRVERDGLNFDDLVYINASKSKKTRKAHTKKFNRHLYLGKRLIFKIDSIAFDPNSKVHRINFKVKNLKSKKLKSKHIKARFRLFNRVFKVKHKLDINKERLSKHQVVSGRLRLKLKDRKSFTLVIQYKHLNTSIIIPGRFL; this is encoded by the coding sequence TTGATTCGCTATCTATTGGCGGGTCTATTTTTAATTAACATAACAAACAGTCAAGCAGATGTCATACGACATCTGCAGGCTTCTCAGCATACGCTAAAACCTATTTATCTTAAAGTAGGCAAAGCGACCATCTTGCGCTTTACTCAAGCGCCATCTCATATTGTTCTGGGCAATCCAGCACATTTTGAGACGCAGTTTCTGGGTAATGACTTGATCATTCGCCCCAAGAATGAAGGCAAGAGCAATCTCTTTGTGTACAATGATACGGGTACCTTAAGCTTTATTTTAAGGGTTGAACGTGACGGGCTAAACTTTGATGACTTGGTTTATATCAATGCATCCAAGTCTAAAAAAACACGTAAAGCACACACCAAAAAGTTTAATCGGCATCTGTATTTAGGCAAACGTTTGATCTTTAAAATTGATTCTATCGCCTTTGATCCCAACTCAAAGGTCCACAGAATCAACTTTAAAGTCAAAAACCTAAAAAGCAAAAAGCTTAAGTCTAAGCATATTAAAGCTAGGTTTAGACTCTTTAACCGTGTCTTTAAAGTTAAGCATAAACTAGATATCAACAAAGAACGCTTGAGCAAACATCAGGTAGTTTCTGGTCGATTAAGGCTAAAGCTTAAAGACAGGAAAAGCTTTACGCTTGTCATTCAATACAAACATTTAAACACATCCATCATCATTCCAGGGAGGTTTTTATGA
- a CDS encoding helix-turn-helix domain-containing protein, protein MKKNNIDQQAKALLEEIMAQCKQERKKHSQIKSKDVAKKLGMTANYVSSIESLRSTPALLTFLKYLIINDFDLLPLKNLRIRQKYGSKTQLKSETMDIMSKFDESQMAYIFEIAKALKDIG, encoded by the coding sequence ATGAAGAAAAACAATATTGATCAACAAGCCAAAGCTTTATTAGAAGAAATCATGGCTCAGTGTAAACAAGAGCGTAAAAAGCACTCTCAAATTAAAAGCAAAGATGTTGCTAAAAAGCTAGGTATGACAGCAAACTATGTCAGTTCAATAGAGAGTTTGAGATCTACACCTGCATTGTTAACGTTCTTAAAATATCTGATCATCAATGACTTTGACCTTTTGCCCTTAAAAAACCTGAGAATACGGCAAAAGTATGGTTCAAAAACACAGTTAAAGTCTGAAACTATGGATATCATGAGTAAGTTTGATGAAAGTCAAATGGCTTACATCTTTGAAATTGCTAAAGCCTTAAAAGACATAGGCTGA